The following proteins are co-located in the Theropithecus gelada isolate Dixy chromosome 19, Tgel_1.0, whole genome shotgun sequence genome:
- the TCTA gene encoding T-cell leukemia translocation-altered gene protein isoform X1 encodes MAEPWSGQALQALPATVLDALGALGSEFLREWETQDMRVTLFKLLLLWLVLSLLGIQLAWGFYGNTVTGLYHRPGEASYELPWAGRPRPHPLPTVSLGSPTILQEAHQNLTLVHGLTTLNASDHEAKPGLGGQNGSTPDGSTHFPSWEMAANEPLKTHRE; translated from the exons ATGGCGGAGCCCTGGTCTGGGCAGGCCTTGCAGGCTCTACCGGCCACGGTACTGGATGCGCTGGGCGCGCTGGGCAGCGAATTCTTGAGGGAGTGGGAGACGCAGGACATGCGCGTGACCCTTTTCAAGCTGTTGCTGCTGTGGTTGGTGTTAAGTCTCCTGGGCATCCAGCTGGCCTGGGGGTTCTACGGGAATACAGTGACCGGGTTGTATCACCGTCCAGGTGAGGCTTCCTACGAACTTCCGTGGGCTggccgcccccgcccccaccctctCCCGACTGTATCACTGGGTTCCCCAACTATCCTGCAAGAGGCTCATCAGAACTTAACATTGGTTCACGGCCTTACCACCCTGAACGCATCTGACCACGAAGCTAAGCCGG GTCTGGGTGGTCAGAATGGATCCACGCCTGATGGCTCCACGCATTTCCCTTCGTG
- the TCTA gene encoding T-cell leukemia translocation-altered gene protein isoform X2 — protein MAEPWSGQALQALPATVLDALGALGSEFLREWETQDMRVTLFKLLLLWLVLSLLGIQLAWGFYGNTVTGLYHRPGEASYELPWAGRPRPHPLPTVSLGSPTILQEAHQNLTLVHGLTTLNASDHEAKPVP, from the exons ATGGCGGAGCCCTGGTCTGGGCAGGCCTTGCAGGCTCTACCGGCCACGGTACTGGATGCGCTGGGCGCGCTGGGCAGCGAATTCTTGAGGGAGTGGGAGACGCAGGACATGCGCGTGACCCTTTTCAAGCTGTTGCTGCTGTGGTTGGTGTTAAGTCTCCTGGGCATCCAGCTGGCCTGGGGGTTCTACGGGAATACAGTGACCGGGTTGTATCACCGTCCAGGTGAGGCTTCCTACGAACTTCCGTGGGCTggccgcccccgcccccaccctctCCCGACTGTATCACTGGGTTCCCCAACTATCCTGCAAGAGGCTCATCAGAACTTAACATTGGTTCACGGCCTTACCACCCTGAACGCATCTGACCACGAAGCTAAGCCGG TCCCTTAG